Part of the Hemicordylus capensis ecotype Gifberg chromosome 7, rHemCap1.1.pri, whole genome shotgun sequence genome, cccggtccccaaagggctcacaatctaaaaagaaacgtaagacaggcaccagcaacagccactggagggatgctgtgctggggttggatagggccagtggctctccccctgctaaataaagggaatcaccacattaaaaaggtgcctctttgcccagttagcaggggtaggagTTAGTATGCAGTTATGCAGTTAGTAGGAGTAAATAtgataaaacaaacattttaaacaaaattattcGTTTTAATTTTCCCCACAAGAAATTAGACCTGGGTTGGAGAAAGCAGGAAATCTGCTGCTGCCTTTTTTTTCCTGGAGGGAGACACTGTTGCTGCCCCATCTGATATACGATGAAATCCTGGTTATTTCTGGTTATATTTCTAGGGGCAGCTCGCTCACTTGTTCTGCCCCAGAGGAAGAAGGACAAAGGCGAAACATGACCCCCGCTTACCAATCATCCTCCTCCAGACAGTGGCTCTGTTTCTGGGGTGTCTccctgattgtgagccctttgcgggcaGGGCACCCTTTGCgggcaggccacctccagcctcaaaggcaggatgcctctgagtaccagttgcaggggagtaacagcaggagagaaggcatgccctcaactcctgctgtaggcttccagtggcatctggtgggccactgtgcgaaacaggatgctggtctagatgggccttgggcctgatccagcagggctgttcttatgttcttatgtaaccatcatcagtcaccaccaccaccattttcattACTGTCAACTTTCTATGTCAACTTCATTGAGAACATCATTTTCTTTCAAAAGCAGTGTCATTCCTCCGTGAGACTCTCAAACCGGAAGTCGAAACCTGTGTGTGAGTCTACCCCTTTGGTCTATGTGGGCTTCTCCTTGGGTGGCTCTAGTTCCTGTTACGTCACGAGTTGGGCGGAAGCGGAAGTGAGAAGCGTTTCGTATACACGAAAACACGGAAAAGATGGACCCGGCTGTGAGTGAGGACGTCGCCTCACCTCGGATGGTAGGACGGGGGAGCTTTGGTCTTCAGGATAGGGTTGccgaagaaagaaagaagagggagggggcgagcgagcgagcgggttGCGGGCATCTGCTTCTTTGTAGGGGTGTCCacgaaccgcggagctgcggtccggcactggggtgggagtttccattaagggcgggggggggggctttacttacccctcccaacaacggcGCTGTATTTacttgagcaatcgggcggcaggataccgaTGCCgtccgcttcaatccccgcttggctccgTTAATCACTAAAAAtccggcggcaggatacctccctgccgcccccttcaaaccccgcttggctggcggccgcccccttcaatcccgtTTTAGGGAACACtgttgcaggggttctcaaactcggatccccagatgttgctggactacaactccctttggccattgtggctggggatgatgggagttgtagttcatcaacatctggggacccgagaaTGAGAACCCTTGCTGTACTGCCTGTTAGGCTGATGCCTCTTAAGGTGGTTTACCTGCAACTCAAAAACCAAAATAACAACTTGTTCCTGCAAAATGTGTGTTGTGTTAATTGTTATTGATTTCCGGTCAGGATGCTGAGAGTAAAACTTATCTCCTCCTGATACTAAATTCTTGAccatgtgtttttgttttctctctcctgctattCTAAAGCATTTTCTTCTCTTCTGATATTCTAGGTTGCTTCTGATATTTCCCAAGATGCTGTTCCCACTACAGCAGAAGAAGTGGCTGCACAGAAGAGAGAGGAGCGGCTCAGGAAATTCAGAGAGCTTCATTTGAAAAGGGTAAGAGCTCCAAATATTAAATTATTGTGTGCAGCTCTGACCTCACCTTCCTAGCAAGCTGGGATGTGGCAGTAACCCCACTGAAGGTTCATGTCAGTAGAATTACTCAGTGGGGTCTTTGTGCAGCCCTGTCTTTCATCTCTGTTTGCCTTGATTGATCTTAAGGCTTTAAATGCAAGTCTCCTGTAAAATCTTTCATAGTCTGGTATTTGATAGATTTCCAGTGGTGATTCTGGGCAACTTCACACTATAGAAACTGCAGAATGGAGGAAGACAAAGCTAAAATGCATTTCCAGTGTTGGAGCTCACTGCACTTAACAAACGGAAATACCCAAACTGCAGTTATGCACTTTCTGATAATACAGGAGCTTCATGATCTGACTCCAAAGTCATATCACtttattttatataattttatttccAAATGCCTTACCCAAAAGTTTAACGCCTCCATCTGTCTACTGGGAGTAAACCAAGTTATATTTTCCAGCTCTTCTATATATGCATATCTCCCCCAAACCCTCCTTTTCTAACATTATAAAGATGATGTAGAAACCACTCTGTATAGAATAGGAGGGTGGGATTATGCGCATGTTTTACACACAAATTTTGCTAGATCTATTTGATATTTTATTAATTAGGAGATGAGCAATTTTCTCTTAAATGGCCAGATTCAATATagctcttccccctgccctcaTTTCTGTGGTCCAGATTTGCCCATTGCTGGGAAAAGTGGTGGATAACAAGGGCTTTCTTCTTTCTAGAATGAAGCCCGCAAATTAAATCACCAAGAAGTTGTGGAGGAAGATAAAAGGCTGAAACTGCCAGCAAATTGGGAAGCAAAAAAGGCTCGTTTAGAATGGGAACTGAAGgtggaggaaaagaaaaaggtaAAGTATGTGTAGATGGTAAACCTGTCACACTTTCATCGGGTCACTcacggtgttccctctaacagggattcccagatgttgttgactacaactcccataatccccagccaaaggtcattgcagctggggatgctgggagttgtagtcaacaacatctgggaatccgttaaGAGGGCACACTGGTCACTTGGAATAATGCATTCTCAGCCATTCTTCCAAAGCTCTGTCCCACGTGGTAGCCACATTGCCTCTAACCTTCACGTGTTCCCACTGGCCAAGAACTCTGAACTCTGCCAGACAGAACATAGAtctgcacataggaagctgccttgtgctgaatcagaccattggtgcatccagCTCAGCATGATCTaatgactggtagcagctccccAGGATTTCAGCGAGGgggccttcccagccctacctggagatgcagggcTTGCagctgggacctttggcatgccagcagatgctctgcctctaaGGTGTGGCATGATCCCCTTAAATGCTGCCTTTGATGATCCTAGATCCACTTCATTTTAAGAGTACATATTCAGGGTCAAAACAGATTATGCCTGAACTGCTAAGACAGGGTTTTCTTGacgttggctccccagatgttgttggactataactctcgtcatccccagccacaaaggccatggctgcgggatcatgggagttgtagtccaagatcatctggggagccaaggttaagGAAACCCTCTGTTAAGAGATCCCaaatagagacataggaagctgccttctactgagtcattggtccatctagttcaggattgtctgctctgactggcagcagctctctggtgTTCCAGataggtctttcccagctctacctggagatgctgccagggatctgcAGCTCTTGCAACCTGTGTGCcgtcgactcgtggtgaccacagggccctgtggttgtctttggtagaattcaggaggggtttaccattgcctcttcctgcgcagtgtgaggtgatgcctttcagcaccttcctgtatcgctgctgcccgatagaggagtttgggaaacataccagcggggattcaaaccggccacctctggcttgaGGATCAAGTCAtgtcccgctgcgccattaggtagcaaCCTGTTCCCACGTATATTTACTTGAAATAAAAGTTCAGCTTTCCTCAGCAgtatgtactagggatgtgcacagaaccatggaggagtggtccggcactggagggagtgttgctttaagggcggagggagtagtacttacccctcccgtcgcgCACCGCATGTCACTTTTGTGTGTGACGTATGCAGTGTGCCAGCGGtggcaacgggcgcatgcgtggcgccagcttctacttgctCAGAGTTttgcagacaacgatgggggcggggcggcagggaggaaccctgccgccccaaaaacgtttccttaaagtcgagcgccggagggggaagagcggcgggaggggtaagtactacccccccgcccttaaagcgacactccccccCAACCTCCGCTGGACCGCCCAAATTCCGGACCTGTCCGGAGGCCTTATGCATGGCTCCGGACCGGTTTGGGCACACCACTACTATGTACACTGAAATATACTTAACATTGTATATTGCCCTTTAGAGTGTTCCAAGCATGTCACGTGCACTAAGGCAGGGCTACTCAGctctggcccttctgcagatttcGGCCTACAACTCCTGCTGTCCCTGATGATTGgcggctggggatgctgggagctgtagtccaagaacagctggagagctgtcGTTGTGTAGCCCTGCTGTAAGGTGAATCAGTATTAGCTGCATGTCTGTAactagcggtatataaatatttcttgtatTCGTACACATGGttctggttttaaaaaatcctctataaCCCATATTATAGAACATCAATCTGTATGCCTATCAAACAACATTAACTGCTTACACCATCTGTTGGTCTAAAGCAgggttgcacagctttggccctcctgttgctgtactacagctcccatcatcctcagccacagtggccagtaggaatgatggaaattgtagtccaagaactgGAGGACTGAGGTtgggcagccctgatctaaagccatctagtgagttcatggcagatgcAAAGTTTGAACCAGTGGCTTCATGTTAGCTAGCATCCTTGAGGTATAACAGGCTCAGCTTATGAGAAAAATCTACACCAGCTCACAAGTAACtttgcataggattgtagcctttgtGTCGTTTCAAGTGACTGGACACCTTGATTTTTAGGAAGATTCAGCATGACAAAGACTGAGAACTGGTTTGCTTGTTTCTAAATATAAAACCTGCTTGCAATATATTAGGAGTGTGTTGCAAAAGGAGAAGACTACGAAAGAGTGAAGCTGTTGGAAATCAGCGCAGAGGACGCTGAACGAtttgagaggaagaggaagaagaaaaaccctGATCTTGGATTTTCAGGTAAGAATGAAGTTTGCACCCCAGTGCTTCATTCCAGCTATTGGAACTGGAATAAAATGAACACTTTTGTTAACAAGGGTCTGTGTGATAAAAGGTTTCTGTTCAATAGCAGTTTTCTTTGCTCCACAGATTATGCAGCTGCTCAGTTACGGCAATACCAGAGGTTGACCAGGCAGATCAAACCTGACCTGGAGAAGTATGAAAAGTTAAGAGAAGACAGGTAAATCTGACTCTCACTTTGTCTGTCATAGCATCTTCTCAGTCACAGAACCATCATCTAGTTCACACAGactgtattttctttttatcCTCTAAAATGGGTGTGCAACCTTgactctgcagctgttgttgaactacaattccaattatccccagccacaaagtagtgactgggaatgatgggagttgcagttcaacagcagctgtgcAGGGCCAAGTATGCCCATCCCTGATCCCAAACATCTGCCGTGACAACTGCTACTGGCTTATCCTCCACCAGCACTGCCTGATTTCCTCTCTGTTGTTAGAAGCCAGGTGCTGCCATATGGACAGTCAGTATTCTTCATTTTagggcccaggagccagtggcatcAACCCTAATGTGGTTCCCTGACTAATTACTTATTGGGCCAGTGTAGAACTTTAGCCAAAattgaatactctgcacagtcccctggcaGCATGTGGAGACAAATCATTCTCACTCTGTAGGGGTGTGCTGGTccgattcggttcaggtccggtACCCCCGCCTCCGGTTCGGTGCGGGAAGGGCCCATGATTTTTTCTgggatgacccaggccacacagaggcccattgtgcaggcgtggcagcctccaaaatggccactgagcgAGGGGGAAAGGCCGAAGAGCCCTTTATGCCAAATTATGGCACAAgggaagccagtggggggaggggaaatgtcTACAGGACACACACCCGGGAGAGGGGGGTAATGtgatttaatttaaatatatatcggcccggggtcagactgaacaggggagtTTGGTTTGGACCCTGAACagtcaaacctgttcacacatccctagtgctgtgcccagcatggggtgtgtgtgtgttcctttaagggaaactgaaccCTCTTGagaccctgcaccatcttggaaggtgtgcacagagtgctgggaggtATAGCCCTTCACAGTGCATTCCCCACGtaactccatctctcttaaagggccctccctgcAAAAAAGTGCCATGTGGAGCTCAGTGCGGTAGGACATAGTGGCTGCTGACAGTGCCAAGAGGGCTGGAAGCAGGCTGTCAGTGCATGCTGCTGTTGCTatcacctggaggcttttcaaCTCGGGGGGTGGGCGGTGGTCCAGATGCTGTTGCATGAAGCAGACTTCAAGTGTAGTCTCAGGCTGTCTAGGCTCCTGCCATTGGCTTATTTGGATTGCACTTTGTATCCTACAGTACTGAAGGGGTCTACTTCATTGGATGGCTGGCTTGTGTGTCCATGAAAGCTGAAGCTGCAGTAAACTGGCTACCCAAACTCTTGGCAAAGCTGGCTCTGTAGATCCTGGATGGACAAAGGGCAAACTCGGGGCTCTGCGGTGCTTTCTTACAAGCTGAAGCAGGGAGATGCCCATGGGTAactgtgtggttgtctttggaagaatacaggaggggtttaccattactgatatgacttgactagcaagccagaagttgctgatttgaatccctgccgataggtttcctatgggaaccacctatattgggcagcagtgatataggaagatgctgaaaggcattatctcatactccacaggagatggcaatggtaaacccctcctgtattctaccaaagaaaatcacatggttctgtggtcaccaggagttgacaccaactcgaccaGTAATACAGTGGGGTGTATTTCAATTCTCCCATTGGATCTGGCTGCTTGTCTCAGTGGCATACCCTCTTGTGGAATAGATGTGTTGAACataagcctggggggggggggggggaattcaacCAAAGCATAACAATATTGGTGTAACTTTTTTTTCCAGTGGTGAAGACTTCTATCCAACGTCAGATAGCCTTCTACATGGAACTCACGTTCCGGGTAAAGAAGGAATTGATAGAATGGTTTCAGATCTTGAAAAACAGTGAGTAGCATTTTTAAACTAGTGCTTCAGTGTCTTGATTTTGAATACTCCTATTTCATCAGACCTTTAGGGCCTAAAGCAATTGATCTTGCTTTTTTATGCATTGCTCATAATTTATTTGCAATAAATTAAAGTCAGTTTCAAATTACTCTGCAAGCTTTGCAGCTAAATGTTGATGTATAAAACTTTGGCCCCGAAGCAAATATTCTGCAGCACCTGTGACAGAATTACTGTTGGTGTGGAGGGGAAGAAGTGGTGGGAGAGAATGTTGCTACACCCGACAGGCTTCTCTTCCCTTACTATATCCCCACCCATTTGCTGGCCCCACATCTTGCCAAAGGATGCAGTTTCTCTTCCTCTGCATACAAAGTGCTAATGTGTCTCCTCGGTATCAAAATAGGCAGTTAAGGAATACATTGACACTTGAATCAATTTCTCTTCCAGAATCCAAAAACGTGAGAAGTACAGCCGGAGACGTTCTTACAATGACGACGCAGATATTGACTATATTAATGAGAGGAATGCCAAATTCAATAAAAAGGCTGAAAGGTTCTATGGAAAATACACTGCAGAGATTAAACAGAACTTGGAAAGAGGAACAGCCGTCTAGGTTGGGAGGCTCAGAAGGCATGTACAGCTATATAGCTTGACTTCACAAGAAGCCCCAAGGATAAAAACTTGTTTTGCAGAAAGGATCTTAAACTGTACACCAAGCTGATGTGCAAATGTAGAAATTGAGATCCTTAGGCGACTTTATCAAAAACTTGTTCAATAAACCTTATTCTATGTATACTTATTCCTGTGTTGTAGTACAGGCAAAGTAGCTATTTGCTATAAACCCAGTCTCTGCAATGTTCTCATGAGGATATATATCTTCAGTTAGCTATATTGATTTTTATATGAGGTTGCTATGGAAATGGTTAATGCCTTTGTGTATAGTAAAAGATGCATTATTAAAAGATCTGGTGTAGATTGCTAGTTATGGTGATATTTAATTCTGTTTATGTAGAGCTTAATTTAGCTCAGTCTACTTCAAAGATTGGGGAAAGGGCATATTTCTACCCAATTACAAGTTATGCCGGGTCTTTCTATGGACACCTTAAGTTTGCTCCAGCAGAAGAGA contains:
- the SYF2 gene encoding pre-mRNA-splicing factor SYF2; the protein is MDPAVSEDVASPRMVASDISQDAVPTTAEEVAAQKREERLRKFRELHLKRNEARKLNHQEVVEEDKRLKLPANWEAKKARLEWELKVEEKKKECVAKGEDYERVKLLEISAEDAERFERKRKKKNPDLGFSDYAAAQLRQYQRLTRQIKPDLEKYEKLREDSGEDFYPTSDSLLHGTHVPGKEGIDRMVSDLEKQIQKREKYSRRRSYNDDADIDYINERNAKFNKKAERFYGKYTAEIKQNLERGTAV